One region of Termitidicoccus mucosus genomic DNA includes:
- a CDS encoding IS5 family transposase (programmed frameshift), which yields MELTKEHLERIKDSLPVERGNVSIDVLSFLNGVLYVAENGCKWRRLPERFGNWHTIYTRMNRWSKSGVWDRVFERLQKEGLVHLELKVVSLDSTSVKVHPDGTGAGEKNGPQAIGKSRGGRNTKIHLAAANDVHALGFRLSPGQNGDGPEGRELIGELGCPRHGCALAMDMAYEGNETRGLACLLGFKPVVPPNPLRRKPWKLNQALYRQRNHVERLFRRIKGFRRVFTRYDKLDVLFRSFVSFALSWLLLNSANRS from the exons ATGGAACTGACGAAGGAACACCTGGAGAGAATCAAGGACAGCCTGCCGGTGGAGCGGGGCAATGTGAGCATTGATGTGCTGAGCTTTCTAAACGGGGTGCTGTATGTGGCGGAGAACGGGTGCAAATGGAGGAGATTGCCGGAGAGGTTTGGGAACTGGCACACGATCTACACGCGGATGAATCGCTGGAGCAAAAGCGGAGTATGGGACCGGGTGTTCGAGCGGCTGCAGAAGGAAGGGCTGGTGCATCTGGAGCTGAAGGTGGTGTCGCTGGACAGTACCAGCGTGAAGGTCCACCCCGATGGGACCGGGGCGG GAGAAAAAAACGGGCCTCAGGCGATCGGCAAATCACGAGGAGGCCGGAACACCAAGATTCATCTGGCTGCCGCGAATGATGTCCATGCCCTCGGCTTCCGCCTCTCGCCCGGGCAGAACGGCGACGGACCCGAGGGACGCGAGCTGATTGGCGAGTTGGGATGCCCGAGGCATGGATGCGCCCTGGCCATGGACATGGCCTACGAAGGCAACGAAACCCGCGGCTTGGCCTGCCTGCTCGGCTTCAAGCCTGTCGTCCCGCCCAACCCGTTGCGTCGAAAACCCTGGAAACTCAACCAGGCACTTTACCGCCAGCGCAACCACGTCGAGCGCCTCTTCCGCCGCATCAAGGGCTTCCGTCGCGTCTTCACCCGCTACGACAAGCTCGATGTCCTCTTCCGCTCTTTCGTCTCCTTCGCTCTCTCTTGGCTACTCCTCAATAGTGCTAACAGGTCCTAG
- a CDS encoding histidine triad nucleotide-binding protein has translation MSKTIFQRIIDREIPAKIEYEDEHCIVIHDIQPQAPVHLLIVPKQVITRVAESTPADEAALGHLITTAGVVARKLNLARGFRLVINNGPDACETVPHLHIHLLAQRQLGWPPG, from the coding sequence ATGTCCAAGACCATATTCCAACGCATCATCGACCGCGAGATTCCCGCGAAAATCGAATACGAGGACGAACACTGCATCGTCATCCACGACATCCAGCCGCAAGCCCCCGTGCATTTGTTGATCGTCCCGAAGCAAGTCATAACGCGGGTCGCCGAAAGCACGCCCGCCGATGAGGCCGCGCTCGGGCATCTCATCACCACCGCCGGCGTGGTCGCCCGAAAACTCAACCTGGCCCGCGGTTTCCGGCTCGTCATCAACAACGGCCCGGACGCCTGCGAGACGGTCCCGCATCTGCACATCCACCTCCTCGCGCAACGCCAGCTCGGCTGGCCTCCGGGCTAA
- a CDS encoding SRPBCC family protein: MSTHTIRLHRVLRSTPEKVYRAFLDADAMAKWISPHGFTCKVHHLDAKEGGSFRMSFTNFGTGQSHSFGGTYHELVPGEHLRYTDKFDDPNLPGEMQVTVVLKQVSCGTDVNIVQEGVPAVIPAEMCYLGWQESLTQLAHLVEPEIPDE; the protein is encoded by the coding sequence ATGTCCACTCATACCATCCGCCTGCACCGCGTTCTTCGTTCGACGCCTGAAAAAGTTTACCGCGCGTTTCTCGACGCCGACGCCATGGCCAAATGGATTTCGCCCCACGGGTTCACCTGCAAGGTCCATCACCTCGATGCAAAGGAGGGCGGCAGCTTCCGAATGTCGTTCACGAATTTTGGCACCGGCCAGAGCCACAGCTTTGGCGGCACCTACCACGAACTCGTCCCCGGCGAGCACTTGCGCTACACGGACAAGTTCGACGACCCGAACCTGCCCGGCGAAATGCAGGTGACGGTCGTCCTGAAGCAAGTGTCCTGCGGCACCGACGTGAACATCGTGCAGGAAGGCGTGCCCGCCGTGATTCCCGCCGAAATGTGTTACCTCGGCTGGCAGGAATCGCTCACCCAACTGGCCCATCTCGTCGAGCCGGAGATTCCCGACGAATGA
- a CDS encoding sugar transferase, whose amino-acid sequence MLKHRQEGLTTLHGLCVTLILGLLFMLWADVMRKTGFITFSANANLRLYLLAVVGGALLGSRHYRPAGKRLGYLSWMEILQITRRQLVRIALILFAVAFATKDTDISRLFLLSYLAAATVLLYILNATLPSALSRLFFKANTVRTLFIGPPSEVHRLRGWIVRQEHLGVEPVGYVSDEEPRAGDAAGASVLPALPRFGCTGDLKEVLAAHNIAQVVLLQFYVDREYSSKLIQAAQGFGCRVRIYNNLSTYYDHPVSVEDEGDYTFFTLNDEPLENPVNRILKRALDIAISLPVVVLVLPPLTFFVWLIQRIQSTGPIFYPQLRSGINKRRFHIWKFRTMHTASQTKEQERVQARQGDSRVYPFGRFLRRTSLDEMPQFINVLIGEMSVSGPRPHMIEHDEEFAKILRNYYSRHHVKPGITGLAQSMGLRGEISEVALLEKRIGYDLIYISKWSLLLDIKILFATVRQVIFPPKTAY is encoded by the coding sequence ATGCTCAAGCACCGACAAGAAGGACTCACCACGCTGCATGGATTATGCGTCACGCTCATCCTCGGCCTGCTTTTCATGCTCTGGGCCGACGTGATGAGGAAGACCGGATTCATCACCTTTTCCGCCAACGCCAATCTTCGCCTCTATCTGCTTGCCGTGGTCGGCGGTGCGCTGCTCGGCTCGCGCCACTACCGGCCCGCCGGCAAGCGGCTCGGCTACCTCAGCTGGATGGAGATTCTCCAGATCACGCGCCGCCAGCTTGTCCGCATCGCGCTCATTCTTTTCGCCGTCGCGTTCGCGACCAAGGACACCGACATCAGCCGCCTCTTTCTCCTCTCCTACCTCGCCGCCGCCACCGTCCTGCTCTACATCCTGAACGCCACCCTGCCCTCCGCGCTCTCACGGCTTTTCTTCAAGGCCAACACCGTCCGCACGCTCTTCATCGGCCCGCCTTCCGAGGTGCACCGGCTGCGCGGCTGGATCGTCCGCCAGGAACACCTCGGCGTCGAGCCGGTGGGCTACGTCTCCGACGAGGAGCCGCGCGCCGGGGACGCGGCGGGCGCCTCCGTCCTGCCCGCGCTGCCCCGCTTCGGATGCACCGGCGACCTGAAGGAGGTGCTCGCGGCGCATAATATAGCCCAGGTGGTGCTCCTCCAATTCTACGTCGACCGGGAGTATTCATCAAAATTAATACAAGCCGCCCAGGGCTTCGGCTGCCGGGTGAGAATATATAATAATCTCAGCACCTATTACGACCATCCCGTCTCGGTGGAGGACGAGGGTGATTATACATTCTTCACGCTCAATGACGAGCCGCTCGAAAACCCGGTCAACCGCATTCTCAAGCGCGCGCTCGACATCGCCATTTCGCTGCCCGTGGTCGTGCTCGTCCTGCCGCCGCTCACCTTCTTTGTCTGGCTCATTCAGCGCATCCAGTCCACGGGCCCCATTTTTTATCCGCAACTCCGCTCCGGCATCAACAAGCGCCGTTTCCACATCTGGAAATTCCGCACCATGCACACCGCCTCGCAGACGAAGGAGCAGGAGCGCGTGCAGGCCCGGCAAGGCGACTCCCGGGTGTATCCCTTCGGACGCTTCCTTCGCCGCACCAGTCTGGACGAGATGCCGCAATTCATAAACGTGCTCATCGGCGAGATGAGCGTGTCCGGCCCGCGCCCGCACATGATCGAGCACGACGAGGAATTTGCAAAAATCCTGCGCAACTACTATTCACGCCACCACGTGAAGCCGGGCATCACCGGCCTCGCCCAAAGCATGGGGTTGCGCGGGGAAATTTCCGAGGTCGCCCTGCTTGAGAAACGCATTGGCTACGATCTGATCTATATCAGCAAATGGTCGCTTTTGCTGGATATCAAAATCCTCTTTGCCACCGTCCGCCAGGTCATCTTCCCGCCAAAGACTGCCTACTAG
- a CDS encoding MATE family efflux transporter, giving the protein MSAFFREARATLALAVPIIVGQTSQMLINVADTMMIGHVGTTELAAAAFAGSVFNVVFLGGIGLLAAVSIFTARANGAGDQAGVASWLRHGIALAVITILVQMAVLLPMGGHLHRFGQPPEVVAVVGPYYFLLGVSVVPAMLFQVFRQFAEAQGRPWVPMFIMLGGVALNVVFNWILIYGKLGAPAMGLAGAGLATLLARAGALAAIMAWTRGEPRLGEAWPRPAPGGNGGFWRRWTGGLRADGFGEMLKIGAPAAAMLLFEVTAFTMAALMMGWVSEQALAAHQIALTCAGTTFMVPLGISMAAGIRMSALLGEGRLEARRASGFGAVGMGCAFMSCTALVFVVAGGVIARGFVPEDAEVAALAARLLVVAGIFQIFDGAQVVSAGALRGLADVRVPTGITFAAYWLLAIPGGYFLGVRGSFGAVGIWGGLACGLAVAAVLLVRRLSRLTR; this is encoded by the coding sequence ATGTCAGCCTTTTTTCGAGAAGCCCGTGCCACGCTCGCGCTGGCCGTTCCCATCATTGTCGGACAGACGAGCCAGATGCTCATCAATGTCGCCGACACGATGATGATCGGCCATGTGGGCACGACCGAGCTTGCCGCCGCCGCGTTTGCGGGAAGCGTGTTCAATGTCGTCTTCCTCGGCGGCATCGGGCTGCTCGCGGCGGTGTCGATCTTCACGGCCCGCGCAAACGGAGCCGGCGACCAGGCCGGCGTAGCCTCGTGGCTGAGGCATGGGATCGCGCTGGCCGTCATCACGATTCTGGTCCAGATGGCCGTCCTGCTGCCGATGGGCGGGCATTTGCATCGCTTCGGGCAGCCGCCGGAGGTCGTCGCGGTGGTCGGCCCGTATTATTTTCTGCTGGGTGTTTCCGTCGTGCCGGCGATGCTGTTTCAGGTGTTCCGCCAGTTTGCCGAGGCGCAGGGGCGCCCGTGGGTGCCGATGTTCATCATGCTCGGCGGCGTGGCGTTGAATGTAGTTTTTAACTGGATACTCATCTATGGGAAGCTCGGGGCGCCGGCGATGGGGCTGGCCGGGGCGGGGCTGGCGACGCTGCTGGCCCGCGCGGGCGCGCTTGCCGCCATCATGGCGTGGACGCGGGGCGAGCCGAGATTGGGCGAAGCCTGGCCGCGTCCGGCGCCCGGCGGCAACGGAGGTTTCTGGCGGCGATGGACCGGCGGACTGCGCGCGGATGGTTTTGGGGAAATGCTGAAGATCGGCGCGCCCGCGGCGGCGATGCTGCTGTTTGAGGTGACGGCATTCACCATGGCGGCGTTGATGATGGGATGGGTCAGCGAGCAGGCGCTGGCGGCGCATCAAATCGCGCTGACCTGCGCCGGCACGACGTTCATGGTGCCGTTGGGCATATCGATGGCGGCGGGCATCCGCATGAGCGCGTTGCTCGGCGAGGGACGCCTTGAGGCCCGGAGAGCGTCCGGGTTTGGCGCGGTGGGGATGGGGTGCGCCTTCATGAGTTGCACGGCGCTGGTGTTCGTCGTGGCGGGCGGGGTGATCGCGCGCGGTTTTGTGCCCGAGGACGCAGAGGTCGCGGCGCTGGCGGCGCGGTTGCTGGTCGTGGCGGGGATTTTTCAGATTTTCGACGGGGCGCAGGTGGTGTCGGCCGGCGCGCTTCGCGGCCTGGCTGATGTGCGCGTGCCGACCGGAATCACGTTTGCCGCCTACTGGCTGCTGGCGATTCCCGGCGGCTATTTTCTGGGCGTGCGCGGGTCGTTTGGCGCGGTCGGGATATGGGGCGGCCTCGCGTGCGGCCTGGCGGTCGCGGCGGTGTTGCTGGTCCGGAGGCTCTCGCGGCTGACGAGATAG
- a CDS encoding glycosyltransferase, protein MSRILHVIRSVNPAGGGPIEGVRQFARINGGDGHRIEVACLDAPDAPWLREFALPCHALGPGRGSYGYSARLVPWLRAHRDDYDAVVVDGIWQYHAFGVRRALRGTETPYFVFTHGMLDPWFKRTYPLKHLKKWLYWPWGDYRVLRDAQAVLFTCEEERRLARESFWLYRCRERVIGFGTGAPPDDAARQEAAFRAKFPETDGRQCLLFLGRIHEKKGVDLLLRAFASEIADKGKNPEHARWHLVIAGPDDNTYGSEMRALAGQLGIAERVTWTGMVAGDLKWGAFRRAAAFVLPSHQENFGIAVAEALACRVPVLISDKVNIWREIVADGAGLVGTDDLAGTRQLLARWAALTSEGRAEMAERAALCFRRRFDVARNARALIELLTEGKGGAHPGGAAACRLPEAGAQIS, encoded by the coding sequence ATGTCGCGCATTTTGCATGTCATTCGTTCGGTGAATCCCGCGGGGGGCGGTCCCATTGAGGGCGTGAGGCAGTTTGCCCGGATAAACGGCGGGGATGGGCATCGCATCGAGGTGGCTTGTCTCGACGCGCCGGACGCCCCTTGGCTGCGGGAGTTTGCGCTGCCATGCCACGCGCTCGGCCCGGGACGGGGGAGTTATGGTTATTCGGCGCGGCTGGTGCCGTGGCTGCGCGCGCATCGCGACGATTACGATGCGGTGGTGGTGGACGGGATCTGGCAATACCACGCGTTTGGGGTGCGGCGGGCCTTGCGCGGGACGGAAACGCCGTATTTCGTTTTTACCCACGGGATGCTCGATCCGTGGTTCAAGCGCACCTATCCGCTGAAGCACCTGAAAAAATGGCTGTATTGGCCGTGGGGCGATTACCGGGTGCTGCGGGATGCGCAGGCGGTGCTGTTCACTTGCGAGGAGGAGCGGCGGTTGGCGCGGGAGTCGTTCTGGCTGTATCGCTGCCGGGAGCGCGTGATCGGGTTCGGCACGGGCGCGCCGCCGGATGACGCGGCGCGGCAGGAGGCGGCGTTCCGGGCGAAATTTCCGGAAACAGACGGGCGGCAGTGCCTGTTATTTTTGGGCCGCATCCACGAGAAAAAGGGCGTGGATCTTTTGTTGCGCGCCTTTGCCTCGGAAATTGCGGACAAGGGCAAAAACCCGGAGCACGCGCGCTGGCATCTGGTCATCGCCGGCCCGGATGACAACACGTACGGGAGCGAGATGCGCGCGCTGGCGGGGCAGCTCGGCATCGCGGAGCGGGTGACCTGGACTGGCATGGTGGCCGGCGATTTGAAGTGGGGGGCGTTTCGGCGGGCGGCGGCGTTTGTCCTCCCGTCGCACCAGGAGAATTTCGGGATAGCGGTGGCCGAGGCGCTGGCGTGCCGCGTGCCGGTGCTGATTTCGGACAAGGTGAACATCTGGCGCGAGATTGTCGCGGATGGCGCGGGATTGGTCGGGACCGATGATCTCGCAGGCACGCGGCAACTGCTGGCACGCTGGGCGGCGCTGACGAGCGAGGGCCGGGCTGAGATGGCGGAGCGGGCGGCGCTGTGTTTTCGCCGGAGATTCGACGTGGCGCGAAACGCGCGGGCGCTGATCGAGTTGCTGACGGAAGGGAAGGGGGGCGCGCATCCCGGCGGGGCGGCGGCCTGCCGGCTTCCGGAGGCCGGCGCGCAGATTTCTTGA
- the leuA gene encoding 2-isopropylmalate synthase, with amino-acid sequence MQSAPITKYQPFPQVELPDRQWPSRTINRAPAWCSVDLRDGNQALAQPMSVEEKLEFFDLLVSIGFKEIEVGFPSASQIEFDFCRRLIDENRIPDDVAIQVLVQCREDLIIRTCEAVRGAKNVIIHFYNSTSPRQREYVFGNATRDAIRDIAVNGAKWAWQHSRALVAAGTHVRAEYSPESFTSTELDFALEVCEAVSDIWQPTPENKIILNLPATVEYATPNVHADQIEWMCRRLTRRAATIVSLHTHNDRGTGVAATELALLAGADRVEGTLFGNGERTGNLDIVTVALNMYTHGVDPRLDFGNINAIRDLYERVTKLEVHPRHPYAGELVFTAFSGSHQDAIKKSWPHQRPDRPWDTLYIPIDPADLGRSYRAIIRINSQSGKGGVAYVLEHEFGYQLPKLMHKEIGKIVNDIADARGTELASADLLEIFKAEYIDRSSPVAIDSFKTKEKDGVVKCDASVRVDGVPQKLAAAGNGPIDAFVRALGATGLPKFEVLGYSEHSLGKGAEARAASYIQIKTERGNHYFGVGIDTSIEFASIKAVVSALNRALDKK; translated from the coding sequence ATGCAATCCGCTCCCATCACCAAATATCAACCGTTTCCCCAGGTCGAGCTGCCCGACCGACAATGGCCGTCCCGCACCATCAACCGCGCGCCTGCGTGGTGCAGCGTGGACCTCCGCGACGGCAACCAAGCCCTCGCCCAACCGATGAGCGTCGAGGAAAAGCTGGAATTTTTCGACCTGCTCGTGAGCATCGGCTTCAAGGAGATCGAGGTCGGCTTCCCGTCCGCCTCGCAGATCGAGTTCGATTTCTGCCGCCGCCTCATCGACGAAAACCGCATTCCCGACGACGTGGCGATCCAGGTGCTCGTGCAATGCCGCGAGGACCTCATCATCCGCACCTGCGAGGCCGTGCGCGGCGCGAAGAACGTCATCATCCACTTCTACAACTCCACCTCGCCCCGGCAGCGCGAGTATGTGTTTGGCAACGCCACCCGCGACGCCATCCGCGACATCGCCGTGAACGGCGCGAAATGGGCCTGGCAGCACTCGCGGGCGCTCGTCGCCGCCGGCACGCACGTGCGCGCCGAGTATTCGCCGGAAAGTTTCACCAGCACCGAGCTCGATTTCGCGCTCGAGGTCTGCGAAGCCGTTTCCGACATCTGGCAGCCGACGCCCGAAAACAAGATCATCCTCAACCTGCCCGCCACCGTCGAATACGCCACGCCCAATGTCCACGCCGACCAGATCGAGTGGATGTGCCGCCGCCTCACGCGCCGCGCCGCGACCATCGTCTCGCTGCACACGCACAACGACCGCGGCACCGGCGTGGCCGCCACCGAGCTGGCCCTGCTGGCCGGCGCCGACCGCGTCGAAGGCACGCTCTTCGGCAACGGCGAGCGCACCGGCAACCTCGACATCGTCACCGTCGCACTGAACATGTACACGCACGGCGTCGATCCGCGCCTCGACTTCGGCAACATCAACGCCATCCGCGACCTCTACGAACGCGTCACCAAACTCGAAGTCCACCCGCGCCATCCCTACGCGGGCGAGTTGGTCTTCACCGCGTTTTCCGGCTCGCATCAGGACGCGATCAAAAAATCCTGGCCCCACCAGCGTCCCGACCGCCCGTGGGACACGCTCTACATCCCGATCGACCCCGCCGACCTCGGGCGCAGCTACCGCGCCATCATCCGCATCAACTCGCAATCCGGCAAAGGCGGCGTCGCCTATGTGCTCGAACACGAATTCGGCTATCAACTGCCGAAACTCATGCACAAGGAAATCGGCAAAATCGTCAACGACATCGCCGACGCGCGCGGCACCGAGCTCGCCTCGGCGGACCTGCTGGAGATTTTCAAGGCCGAATACATCGACCGCTCCTCGCCCGTGGCCATCGACAGCTTCAAGACCAAGGAAAAGGACGGCGTGGTGAAATGCGACGCCAGCGTGCGCGTCGACGGCGTGCCGCAAAAGCTCGCCGCCGCCGGCAACGGCCCGATCGACGCCTTCGTGCGCGCGCTTGGCGCGACCGGGCTGCCGAAATTCGAGGTGCTCGGCTACTCCGAGCACTCGCTCGGCAAAGGCGCCGAGGCTCGCGCCGCATCCTACATCCAGATCAAGACCGAGCGCGGCAACCACTACTTCGGCGTCGGCATCGACACGAGCATCGAGTTTGCCTCGATCAAGGCCGTCGTGAGCGCGCTCAACCGCGCGCTGGACAAAAAGTAG
- a CDS encoding phasin family protein, with protein MIDTIKKTLLAGVGAVVITKEKAEAVFEEFVRQGKISANDARIMAEKISEQGKREFEEVSSSLQSKIKDLLGRNEADVKQRLAALESRVALLEHKLAAESTRTGEP; from the coding sequence ATGATCGACACCATCAAAAAAACATTGCTGGCGGGTGTGGGCGCCGTGGTCATCACGAAAGAAAAGGCGGAGGCGGTGTTCGAGGAATTTGTCCGGCAGGGCAAGATTTCCGCGAATGACGCCCGCATCATGGCCGAGAAAATATCGGAGCAGGGCAAGCGCGAGTTCGAGGAAGTGAGCTCGTCCTTGCAGTCGAAAATCAAGGACCTTCTCGGCCGCAACGAGGCCGACGTGAAGCAGCGTCTCGCCGCGCTTGAGTCGCGCGTCGCCCTGCTTGAGCACAAGCTCGCCGCCGAATCCACCCGCACGGGCGAGCCGTGA
- a CDS encoding ABC1 kinase family protein, with protein sequence MKPFGVITHVGRAREIFTVLARHGFADLLDQLEPSDAWWRRLVPQRRGPQRPKWERTRLALEELGPTFVKAGQILSMRPDMLPQPLILELRKLQSHVAALPFSAMREVITTELEADIGEVFGEFNETPIASASIAQVYLAKLLDGREVAVKVQRPNLQKPVEEDLELLAWLAAQAHQRIASLQPYNVPSAVEEVRQGMLRELDFLNEVRNMRFFNAVNTMPDRVYAPWVAEHLCTRRVLVMERIGGEPITSVKIAPELRRRIARNGAESLMHQVLIGGFFHADPHAGNLLVTPDGRLCFLDWGLAGHLTRRLRYALADLFQAALGQDAERIVQITSALGDPDGGIDYRGMERDITLALRESFNSSLGHEEIGQAILKVLHVLGRNGINMTRDYSLMAKAVLSIEEAARTLDPGFELRTAARPVIVALKKERASPRALWKSTVQMFHSITNGVQELPAELYRIVRRVGRDDFSIKLQHRGLEDIDDAMKTAANRITLGVVIGSLIVGSSMMMTTQVRPYLFGYPALGVVGYLISAMLGLYVIWDIIRHGRHK encoded by the coding sequence GTGAAACCATTCGGGGTAATCACCCACGTCGGGCGGGCGCGGGAGATTTTCACCGTGCTGGCTCGGCACGGCTTTGCCGACCTGCTCGACCAGCTCGAGCCGTCGGACGCGTGGTGGCGCCGCCTCGTGCCGCAGCGCCGCGGCCCGCAGCGCCCGAAATGGGAGCGCACGCGCCTCGCGCTCGAAGAGCTCGGCCCGACTTTCGTGAAGGCCGGGCAGATCCTCAGCATGCGGCCCGACATGCTGCCGCAGCCGCTGATCCTCGAGCTGCGCAAGCTGCAAAGCCACGTCGCCGCGCTTCCGTTTTCCGCGATGCGCGAGGTCATCACCACCGAGCTCGAGGCGGACATCGGCGAAGTGTTCGGCGAGTTCAACGAGACGCCGATTGCAAGCGCGTCCATCGCTCAGGTGTATCTCGCAAAACTCCTCGACGGCCGCGAAGTGGCGGTGAAGGTGCAGCGGCCCAACCTGCAAAAACCCGTCGAGGAGGACTTGGAACTGCTCGCGTGGCTCGCCGCGCAGGCGCATCAGCGCATCGCCTCGCTCCAGCCTTACAACGTGCCGTCCGCCGTGGAGGAGGTGCGCCAGGGAATGCTGCGCGAGCTCGATTTCCTCAACGAGGTGCGAAACATGCGTTTTTTCAACGCGGTCAACACGATGCCCGACCGCGTTTATGCGCCGTGGGTCGCGGAGCACCTTTGCACGCGGCGCGTGCTGGTGATGGAGCGCATCGGCGGCGAGCCGATCACCAGCGTGAAAATCGCCCCCGAGTTGCGCCGCCGCATCGCGCGCAACGGCGCGGAATCGCTCATGCACCAGGTGTTGATCGGCGGATTTTTCCACGCCGATCCGCACGCCGGAAACCTGCTTGTCACGCCGGACGGACGGCTGTGTTTTCTCGACTGGGGCCTCGCCGGGCACCTCACGCGCCGGCTGCGTTACGCGCTGGCCGATCTTTTCCAGGCCGCGCTCGGCCAGGACGCGGAGCGCATCGTGCAAATCACCTCGGCGCTCGGCGATCCCGACGGCGGCATCGACTACCGCGGCATGGAGCGCGACATCACGCTCGCGCTGCGCGAGAGTTTCAACTCAAGCCTCGGGCACGAGGAGATCGGCCAGGCGATCCTGAAAGTGCTGCATGTGCTCGGGCGCAACGGCATCAACATGACGCGCGACTACTCGCTCATGGCCAAGGCGGTGCTTTCGATCGAGGAGGCGGCGCGCACGCTCGATCCCGGGTTTGAGCTGCGCACGGCGGCGCGCCCTGTGATCGTGGCGTTGAAGAAGGAACGCGCCTCGCCCCGCGCGCTCTGGAAAAGCACGGTGCAGATGTTCCATTCGATCACGAACGGCGTGCAGGAATTGCCCGCTGAATTGTATCGGATCGTGCGGCGGGTGGGACGCGACGACTTTTCCATAAAACTCCAGCACCGCGGCCTTGAGGACATCGACGACGCGATGAAGACCGCCGCCAACCGCATCACGCTCGGCGTGGTGATCGGCTCGCTGATCGTCGGTTCGTCGATGATGATGACGACGCAGGTGAGGCCGTATCTGTTCGGCTACCCCGCGCTGGGCGTCGTCGGCTACCTGATATCCGCCATGCTCGGCCTTTACGTGATCTGGGACATCATCCGCCACGGCCGGCACAAGTAG